The sequence cccCGACCGTTGACCTCAAAATCCCCCAGGTGAGAGGCCTTGGAGGCCTGGGGGTGGACTTCTGCTTGGGCTCCCTGAGCTCTGATCCCTACAGCCTCCCCAGCCACCACTGTGAGAACAGCCTGGGGAAGAGGCAGAGGTCCATCCTGCCCAAACACAGCCGCCGGGGAagcagtggaggagagagggagtactGGGCTTCATCCGATGCAGACCGCCCTGCTTCTGTGGGGCAGTATCCTACCTCTGACCCCGAGGCAGACCTCAGCAACAAGCAGCTGAGGAAAAAGAGGGGACGATACCGTCAGTACAACACAGAGCTGCTAGAGGAGGCTATCGGAGTGGTGATGGGGGGGAAGATGAGCGTGTCCAAGGCTCAGACCGTCTACGGGATCCCTCACAGCACTCTGGAGTATAAAGTCAAGGAGCGCCTTGGCACCCTGAAACATCCACCCAAGAAGAAGCTGAAGCTGATGAGCCACATGGAGGAACCGGAGAATACGGAGGCCCCAGAGAGCCAAGAAGCTCTGGATGCGACCATGGACCTCCAGTCTGTGTCGGCATCTGGAAAGGGCGGCAGGCAGCTGCTCAGTACAGGCCTCTCCCCAGACGAGTAAAGTCACGACTGAAAGAGATTCAGTACTTGATGAaatgtgatgttttttctcaGACCAGGTAATCGTTTGCATTTGCCAGGCAGTGGCAATGACAGAGGAGTCTAtcaggggaggctgctgaggggaggacggctcataataatgtttggaacagagcaaatgattttttttaattttatttatttatttcacctttatttaaccaggtaggcaagttgagaacaagttctcatttacaattgcgacctggccaagataaagcaaagcagttcgacaacatacaacaacacagagttacacatggagtaaacaacatacagtcaataatacagtagaaaaaaaaataagactatatacaatgtgagcaaatgatgtgagataagggaggtaagagcaaaaaaaaatgccatggtggcaaagtaaataaagtatagcaagaaaaacactggaatggtagatttgtagtttgaagaaagttcaaagttcaaatataaataatatggtgcaaaggagcaaaataaataaaataaataaatacagtaggggaagaggtagtagtttgggctaaattatagatgggctatgtacaggtgcagtgatctgtgagctgctctgacagctggtgcttaattaaagctagtgagggagataagtgtttccaatttcagagatttttgtagttcgttccagtcgttggcagcagagaactggaaggagagacgaccaaaggaggagttggctttaggggtgaccagagagatatacctgctggagcgcgtgctacaggtgggtgctgctatggtgaccagtgagcggagataaggggggactttacctagcagggtcttgtagatgacctggagccaatgtgtttggcgacgattatgaagtgaaggccagccaacgagagcatacagatcacagtggtgggttgtatatggggctttggtgacaaaacggatggcactgtgatagactgcatccagcttgttgagtagggtattggaggctattttgtaaatgacatcgccaaagtcgaggattggtaggatggtcagttttacgagggtatgtttggcagcatgagtgaaggatgctttgttgcaaaataggaagccaattctagatttcactttggattggagatgattgatgtgagtctggaaggagagtttacagtctaaccagacacctaggtatttgtagttgtccacaaattctaagttagaaccgtccagagaagttatgctggatgggcgggcaggtgcaggcagcgatcggttgaagagcatgcatttagttttacttgtgtttaggagcagttggaggccacggaaggagagttgaagaGCTTCAATGCcagtctggagggttgttaacacagtgtccaaagaagggccagaagtatacagaatggtgtcgtctgcgtagaggtggatcagagattcaccagcagcaagagcgacataatttatgtatacagagaaaagagttggcccaagaattgaaccctgtggtacccccatagagactgccagaggtccagacagtaggccctccgatttgacacactgaactctgtcagagaagtagttggtgaaccaggcgacgcaattgtttgagaaaccaaggctactaagtctgccgatgaggatgtggtgattaacagagtcaaaagctttggccaggtcaatgaatacggcagcacagtattgtttcttatcgatggcggttacgatgtcgtttaggaccttgagcgtggctgaggtgcacccatgaccagctctgaaaccagattgcatagcggagagggtgcggtgggattcgaaatagtcggtaatctgtttgttgacttggctttcgaagaccttagaaaggcagggtaggatggatataggtctgtagcaatttgggtcaagagtgtcacctttgaagagggggatgacagcagctgctttccaatctatgggaatctcagacgacacgaaagagaggttgaacaggctagtaataggggttgcaataatttcggcagatcattttagaaagaaagggtccagattgtcaagcccagctgatttgtaggggtccagattttgcagctctttcagaacatcagctgaatggatttgggagaaggagaaatgggggaggtttgggcgagtagctgtggggggtgcagtgctgttgaatgcagtaggggtagttaggtggaaagcatggccagccgtagaaaaatgcttattgaaattctcaattatagtgggcttatcggtggtgacagagtttcctatcctcagtgcagtgggcagttgggaggaggtgttcttattctccatggactttacaatgtcccagaactttttagagttggagttgcacgaagcaaatttttgtttgaaaaagctagccttggcgtttctaactgcctgtgtgtattggtttctaacttccctaaaaagttgcatatcgcgggggcagttcgatgctaatgcagaacgccacaggatatttttgtgttggttaagggcagtcaggtctggggagaaccaagggctatatctgttcatggttctaaatttcttgaaaggggcatgcttatttaagatggagaggaaggcatttttaaaatataaccaggcatcctctactgacgggatgaggtcaatatccttccaggataccagggccaggtcgattagaaaggcttgctcgttgaaatgtttcagggagcgtttgacagtgatgagtggaggtcgtttgaccgctgacccattacgggtgcaggcaatgaggcagtgatcgctgatatcttggttgaaaacagcagaggtgtaattagagggcacattggttaggatgatatctatgagggtgccagagtttgcggctttggggttgtacctggtgggttcattaataatttgtgtgagattgagggcatcaagcttggattgtagaatggctggggtgttaagcatgtcccagtttaggtcgcctagtagcacgagctctgaagatagatggggggcaatcagttcacatatggtgtccagagcacagctaggggccgagggggggtctatagcaggcggcaacggtgagagacttgtttttggagagatggatttttagaagttcaaattgtttgggtacagacctggatagcaggacagaactctgcaggctatctctgcagtagattgcaacaccgccccctttggtcgttctatcttgtctgaaaacgttgtagttagggatgatgatttcacagtttttggtggacttcctaagccaagattcagacacagctaggacatccgggttggcagagtgtgctaaagcagtgaataaaacaaacttagggaggaggcttctaatgttaacatgcatgaaaccaaggctattacggttacagaagtcatcaaaagagagcgcctggagagtaggagtggagccaggcactgcagggcctggattcacctctacatccccagaggagcagagaagaataagtatgagggtacggctaaaagctataagaattggtcgtctgtgacgtccagaatagagagaaaaaggagcaggtttctgggggcgataaaatagcttcaaggtataatgtacagacaaaggtatggtgggatgtgagtacagaggaggtaaacctaggcatttagtgattatgagagagatattgtctctagaaacatcattgaaaccagaagatgtcatagcatgtgtgggtggaggaactgagaggttggataaggtataatgagcagggctagaggctctacagtgaaataagccaataaacactaaccagaacagcaatggacaaggcatattgacattaaggagaggcatgcttagccgagtgattagagggtccagtgagattcagacagctagccgggccataggtagcaagctggtggaagatgggagagaggtctgtttttagccacctcgtgcgtttccgtctgtgggttagtggggttccgtgtggaaggggggacctgtccaagttggcaaaatagttagttatagtggcccaagaaaagtgtccgatagacctattcagatcgcagccgaaaagacggctaacgattagccggccgcagatgggcgatcaggttacgtcgcgacggaggggccagttggataactcccttgggcagataacgtcggtggtccagtcgtgaagacccgatggggctccgcatcggcagtaaaacgggtcaggataggtgagttgtagcccaggagacacttcagctggctagctcaggaacagcccacgagtggctgacggaactcctcagctggccagctccgcaataatgtgtgttaattccgttaccgacgttgccaatagtcactcaggtagcagctagttagctgcaagatccaggtgtaaatgtccagagcctgcggtagaaatcggggaaaggagagagaataggtccgatatgctctggtctgagtcgcgctgtacaaaaactggcgatagcttttcgagctaatggacagctgaggacggctaaccgtggctagctgaacttcaacgttagccagtgaaaatggctaacctctggctagcttctgttgtggaattcagatgaggtaaataatatatatatatatatatatttttttttttaaattggtgaggcgggttgcaggagagtgctttgaggttgagtatttgaataaaaaaaatgtaaaaagataagtgaagaaaaaaatatgtaaatatatatatacacgagacacgacaggacgtctgaactgctacgccatcttgggacTAACTgacatcaaaccatgtgtttgataccattccgctccagccattaccacaagcctgtcctccccaattaggGTGCCGCCAACCTCCTGTGGAGTCTATATAGCTAGTACACAATTGATCAGTTGGGTATCTTGATTTATTCCAAATGCACTTCTACTTACTCTGTGATCAACCCCGTGAATCAGTCTGACCTATTCATCTTGGCTCTTTAATCATTTTAACATGTTTGTTAAGCCTACTATAAGTAGCTGATGTCTAAATCAATCAAACACTAAATTGTCTCTGCACTCTTTTAGATTGTCTCTCGACGTTGTCCTAGACATTGTTGAAACCCTCCATATTTGAAATATGTTTTGGGAGTGTTTTATGAAGCTTGTTTGTACTGTATAAGGATATCAGACAATATTTGAATGGTTCATCCTGAAACTGCTTTAGATACGGTGCTACCATAATCTAATATTTTACTAACTGACTAATATAATGTGTGATGGCAAAATTGCAATTGGACCAAGCCCAATTGTCTGCACAGAGTTGTATATTGGTCAGTGGTGCCCCTTACTGACCTCTAGGAGTACTCTGGTTATTACAGCACTTAGGGTTGAACCAACGGTCTACAACCCTGGTCCTGTAGAGCTACAGGAAATGTATGGTCTTATTGGAGGCCAGCTGCAACAAAAGCCTGCAGACCTTGTAGCACCAAGGTTGGAGACGTTTGGGATGGATACACCAACCTCATTTCTTTGTTTGGGTCATAATGATGACGCATGCTCAGCCCTCGACATGTAGAATCAAGGCTTATTTCTATTTGAAACTCTATTCATATTTGATCATCTAAATGGGGGTTTATAATGTTTATTTTACATTGTGAGTTTAAAGTCAAACACTGGTTGATACTCTCTTTCCCTGTCACTGTTCAGCAAATGCACACCTGAGATTGAATAGACCAAACTACAGCAGAAAGAATATGTGGTTGAAAGGATGTCTGCAACCGTTGTATGCTACTGAAAATCTTAATGTAaggttgtgtgtttttgtttgttgggAGAACAGATTCCCCTGTTCGCAATTTCACCACCTCCTTAGTTAACAACCAAACCTCAGCTATAGACGTGTTGGTTGTTTAGCTACAAAATCACTATGGAGAAACTGGTTTGGCCTAGGTTGTTGACACGTAAACGATATTTCCTCTCAAATGTGTATTGAAAcctacatttgcacaatgagcacttttCTCTGAAATGCATGTCagctgttggttagctagctagtgaattttGGCTATATTAGTATAGatgtgacatcagtcaaaacgcctcaaaacaagacattgtATCAAAGAGATCAAACTAGCTAAAACACGCCACCCACAATTCCCCAtgtggcagtttcttgtcattgttgctagcagtctggccatccagaatcacaacgcACAGACTTCTGCCTCATTGAAGCCTGCACATTGTTTTTGTGACGTGAGGAGCTAACCGTTTATACTCTCCAAAAGCACGCCAGATTTACAACCACTCAGATATGTCGCTATCCGCTGTGTAGTGTGACTGGGACATTTCTTTACCTGTGTTCACCCGTAGCCTTAACCACAACTCAGGATAATGTTTGTGTGGGGCTGCAGTACTTGTGTGAATGTGTATATTTCTATCTTTATCAGAAATGTGTATATGCTATGTTAGATATCTATACACAAACATACCTCACTCTCAGATGTATATCTCCGAATTATTTCCACGCCTCTTGTATCTTACTCAGAATCATCTGAAGAAGGGGAAATTTCATTTTTTTAGTCTGCGAACAGGCACCATTGACTGATAAATATATGCACCCGACTCTCATCAGGTGTTCTCACAACTTACCTTATCCCAGCATTTGTTTACCAGTTTGAGCCTCCTGGACATTTTAAATCTGTGTGGCGCTGCAGTTAGCACAACAACTTCAGGTGTGAAGTCGGGTAGTCTCATTACCTCTAGGAATGACTGTCCCTGCTTAACAGAACAAGGCAAGAACAAGGGAAAGGTGCAAATGTTTGTTCTTAACTATGTATTGAAAGATTGGTTTTATTCACGTGTTAGATTGCAGCTTTAAGGTGCAGTAAATTGATGAGTCTCAAAGGTTTCGACCATGTGGCGCATAGCACTAAGGAAATTCTTTGGAGGAGTGTAGAATATGCTGAAGCATAGATACTTTGCCCATTGCAGTTTAAACATCATGATGTTTTTAGAAAACATAACATAATTCAATGGATGCCGTATTTGCTCCTCCTTGGTAATACTGACcaataaaaatatatggaaatctcagaattgtACACAATGTTTACTTATCTAATTCTACAATCAGAACAAGAATCTAAATACTCTTCGTGAATAGAATGCTCGGAAGCAGCGACATGGTGTCCCGCTGTGAATTTGGCAAATCTACTGTGAGTACTACTTACCCTATCGACAGTTCTACCTCAGGACATTTCATAATATTAGATCAATCCCCTATTGTCCTTGTATAAGGTTTATATTACAGTGCTGGTTTTACTACAGTCATCAGATTAACAGGTATTACTACAGTTCTAGGGACATTTTTATAGTCAACAAGACTGTAAGATGTTAATTTCTTACTCTTGAACCAGTAAATTCTTATGCATCATTTTTGAGACTTATGTAAATCTAGATGTAAACTAAATATTTAGACAAACATTTGAGTTAAAAGTTTGATTTTGGCCCACCGTGAACACAAAGCTACAAACTCTTAGATTATTGCTAAAACTTAACTGATATCACATGAAATGCAAAAAACAAGAACTTTCCTTAAGCAAGGCTGGTCCTACTCTCTCCTTTCAGGTTTATTTTTTGTTGGACAACATTACATTTCCTTTAGTCTTTCAGGTGTATATAAGTATAGTGAAAATAAATATAATTGACTACTAGGTTAACTAATTAGTATGAATCCACTGTAAATATTACTTTTTAAATGTGCAGTGTATATCAGTCAAAAgcttgtacacacctactcattcaaggggttttctttatttttactattttctacattgtaaaataatagtgaagacgtcaactATGAAATAAGAAATATCGAAaaatgcagtaaccaaaaaagctattttatatttgagattcttcaaagtagccaccctttgccttgatgataccTTTGctcacgcttggcattctctcaaccagcttcaggaggtagtcacctggaatgcatttcatttaacaggtgtgccttgttaaaagttaatttgtggaatttctttcttaatgcgtttgaacaaTTAatttgtgttttgacaaggtagggtgggtatacagaagatagccctatttggtaaaagaccaagtccatattatggcaagaacagctcaaataagcaaagagaaatgacagtccatcattactttaagacatgaaggccagtcaatctggaaaatttcaggAACTTCTCTgccgcagaggataagtttattagttagcagcctcagaaattgcagcccaaataaatgcttctgaGTTCacttaacagacacatctcaacatcaactatacagtggagactgcatgaatcaggccttcatggtcaaattactgcaaagaaaccactactaaaggacaccaataagaagaggaaacttgcttgggccaagaaacacgagcaatggacattagatcggtggaaaaaccgcctttggtctgagtccaaatttttgatttttggttccaactgccatgtctttgtgcgaCGCAGAGTGGGTGAATGAATGATCTCAGCatgcgtggttcccaccgtgaatcatggaggaggaagtgtgatggtgtgggggtgctttgctggtgacactgtctgtgatttatttagaattcaaggcacacttaaccagcatggctaccacagcattctgcagcgatatgccatcccatctattgtttttcagcaggacaatgacccaaaactcatccaggctgtgtaagggctatttgaccaaggagagtgatggaatgctgcatcagatgacctggcctccacaatcacctgacctcaacccaatttgagatggtttgggattagttggaccacagagtgaaggaaaagtagccaacaagtgttcagcatacatggcaactccttcaagactgttggaaaagcattcctcatgaagctggttgagagaatgcaaagtgtgcaagctgtcgtcaaggcaaaggtttgcttctttgaagaatctcatatagaaaatatattttgatttaacaactttattttcttttttttactacatgattccatatgggttttgatgtcttcgctattattctacaattcagatgatggtaaaaataaagaaaaacccttgaatgaggtgtcAACttttttgactggtgctgtatatgtAGAAATCTTTTGAACTTGCAAACCAACTGTGATAACCCTCAAGTCAAGACATATGCTTCACAGTAGTTGCAATAGATTTGGGTCATTATAATTGATCATCTGAAACTAATCTAGATTACGTCTTTGTTTTGAGGATGAGTCCGTTTTATTAGTGGATTTGATGGGATTgacaacaaaaaggtaaacaaatcAAAGTGAGGTACtttaatcaaattaaacagttgCAAGGCTTTTCTTTGTTACCATGACAATCACGGAGCCTTGCTCCTAAGTAGTCGCTGCCATAAAATTGCCATTATAAATCCGGATACTGAGACAAGAATACACACTATTTGGAGAGAAATTTAaggttttgttttttatttgcaTTTTGCATGCGGTCCATTCTTCCACAATACACAAACAGTTTCCGTGTTAACATAACCCTTGTGGAACCTGTTTTAATGTTAAAATTACAAAAATCTACAGAAGCAAATCTGTTGGTTTCCGCTACCTCATCTCTAGAAAAGGACTGAACCTGCATCAAATAATCTACCTTCTTGAGGCAGTATGTAGCAATTTCCCATAAACACAAGCAAAGGATATGGGCCAAAGCTTTGTTGCAGTATGTGTTGAACTCGGCTAGCTGTTTGACTCGCTGCTTTAGATGTATGCCGTAATCTTGCAATTGTTGTCAACAGTTTTGCGATTTGCTGTCCATGGCCCATCAGGTTAATTAAGCTACGAAATAATTGATGTATGGAGATGTGAATACCACTTGGCAAAGGTTGATATAAGCAAATATTTTCTTGGACGAGACTTCTCTTATACAAGACTACTGAAAATTGAAGGACTGGGTTGGTACACTTTTTGGAAATACTTCAAGGTTCTGTAAAAGTTAAATGCACCCTAGTTGACTGGTTCATATTTTAAAGGTGAGGGTGTTAATGTTTTTCGATCTTTGGTTGTATGTTTTTGTCAGTGTTTCTACTAATGTGTTTTTGATTGAAAAGCTTGTAGGCGTTCTTCCCAATTAGTCAGAAATTTAATTTGACCCTTCATACTCTAATGCTTCGATAAGAAGCTTTTCAGAAGCTTGCACACCCTTCAAGTCAATGAGATGAAGATTTTTCTTGACATGATAGTTGTAGTCCTTTTGACTCCTGCAGTATTTATATAAATAGTCTTAATACTAATTATACCAAACTATACACAGAGACAGATTTTACagatgcattcagaaagtattcagaccccttgacttttcccacattgttatgttacagccttattctaaaatgggttaaattgttttttttcccctacaatctacacacaatactgcataatgaaaagcaaaaacaggttttatacatttttgcaaatgtataaaaataaaaaaacactcacatttacatcagtatttAGACcatttaatcagtactttgttgaagcacctttggcagccattacagcctcaagtcttgggtatggcgctctcattcctctctgtagatcctctcattcctctctgtagatcctctcattcctctctgtagatcctctcattcctctctgtagatcctctcattcctctctgtagatcctctcattcctctctgtagatcctctcattcctctctgtagatcctctcattcctctctgtagatcctctcattcctctctgtagatcctctctttcctctctgtagatcctctctttcctctcctctctgtagatcctctctttcctctctgtagatcctctcattcctctctgtagatcctctcattcctctctgtagatcctctcattcctctctgtagatcctctcattcctctctgtagatcctctcattcctctctgtagatcctctcattcctctctgtagatcctctcattcctctctgtagatcctctttcctctctgtagatcctctttcctctctgtagatcctctctttcctctctgtagatcctctctttcctctctgtagatcctctcattcctctctgtagatcctctttcctctctgtagatcctctctgtagatcctctctgtagatcctctctgtagatcctctctttcctctctgtagatcctctctttcctctctgtagatcctctctttcctctctgtagatcctctcatgctctgtcaggttggatggggagcgtcacttgcacagctattttcaggtctctacagagattttcgatcgggttcaagtctgggctctggctgggccactcaaggacattcagggacttgtcccgaagccacttctccaattgtcttggctgtgtgcttagggtcgttgtcctgttggaaggttgataatggcgccggagggtaCGGTTGCCgtttttacgggctcctaaccaactgtgctatttaaTTTTGGGTACTTTTTTTCACCACtagtaatacctacatgtttcaaacggaccaccatagtccctgtgcccaagaaagcgaagctaacttgcctaaatgattaccgcccattgcactcacgtcggtagccatgaagggctggtcatggctcacatcaacaccatcatgccagaaattttagatccactccaattcgcataccgccccaacagatccacaaatgatgcaatctctattgcgctccacactgccctttcccacctggacaaaaggaacacctatgtgagaatgctgttcattgactacagctcagcgttcaataccataatttccacaaagctcatcactaagctaaggaccatggtaataaacacctccctctgcaactggatc is a genomic window of Salmo trutta chromosome 10, fSalTru1.1, whole genome shotgun sequence containing:
- the LOC115201579 gene encoding ligand-dependent corepressor-like — protein: MMLPKQDQPIKEWPHLPSPNPSSPRERNNKALCKLCLHPISFHPIRRSLSADGQAGLPMWSLQDGRRENFSHSVPLKPTSPLCHALHIKQEVNLYSNPELSPNQNQMSRPHLSLISRYGSPSWASKTHFGALMKLWANSRAGDHLKDLPSLLEAAGLFTKSPSCGKAIIQETPRDEGLSLSHSPTVDLKIPQVRGLGGLGVDFCLGSLSSDPYSLPSHHCENSLGKRQRSILPKHSRRGSSGGEREYWASSDADRPASVGQYPTSDPEADLSNKQLRKKRGRYRQYNTELLEEAIGVVMGGKMSVSKAQTVYGIPHSTLEYKVKERLGTLKHPPKKKLKLMSHMEEPENTEAPESQEALDATMDLQSVSASGKGGRQLLSTGLSPDE